The DNA sequence GTTCCCTGGGCACCTTTCATAGCGATGAATATGCCGTTTTTCTTGCAAAGGGGCAGGCACAATTCAGAGAGTACAGAAAGTCTAGCAACCGCTCGTGCTGTTACGAGGTCAAACGTTTCACGGAACTTATCATTTTTCCCAAAGTTCTCTGCCCTGTCATGATAGAAAGCAACCTGCTGCAATCCGAGATTTGCTGCAAGTTCATTTAAGAATGTGATCCGCTTTTGCAATGAGTCTACAATCGTAACTTGCAAATTCGGGAAGCAGATTTTGAGCGGGATACTAGGAAAACCCGCCCCTGCTCCGACATCACAGATTTTTAGTCCTTCTTGTGTGAAATCTGTGAAAAATGCTGCTGAGATTGAATCATAAAAATGTTTTAGGTAGACATCTTTTTCTTCTGTAAGTGCTGTCAGGTTCATTTTTTCATTCCACTCAACGAGAAGACGGAAATATGTGGCGAACTGTTCCTGCTGTCGCTCGTCCAGTTTAATTCCCTTTTCCTCGAGTGCTGTGACAAACTGTTCCGGGTTCATTCGACTCGGCCTCCAATCACTGTGCCACTGTGGCAATTTTTCCTTGCTCAATATAAACGAGTAGAATGGATACATCCGATGGATTAACACCTGATATACGTGAAGCTTGTCCTACAGACAGCGGGCGAATTTTCTTTAGTTTCTCCTTCGCTTCTGTAGCAAGGCCTGTAATCGCGTCATAATCGATCGCTTCCGGTATTTTCTTGTCTTCCATTCTCAGCATTCTATCTACTTGTTCTAATGCTTTTTTGATATAACCTTCGTATTTAATCTGAATTTCAACTTGTTCTTTCGCTTCCTGAGAAATTGGTGTCTCAGAAGCCGGCATCAGCTTTTCAAGCAATCCGTAGTTCATTTCCGGACGGCGCAGCAAGTCATAAGCCTTGATTGCCTCTTTTAAAGGCATTACACCCATTTCTGTCATCATACTTTTTACTTCATCTGTCGCTTTTATGATGAGTTTGGAAAGACGCTTCTTCTCTGCCTCAACCATTGCTTTCTTCTCGAGGAAACGTTCATAGCGTTCATCCGAAACAATGCCATACTCATGCCCCTTTTCAAGCAAGCGCATATCTGCATTATCATGACGCAGAAGCAGACGGTATTCGGCACGTGAAGTTAGTAGACGGTATGGTTCATTCGTACCTTTTGTAACAAGGTCATCGATCATGACACCGATATAACCTTCAGAACGATCAAGAATCAAAGGCTCTTTGCCAAGTACTTTGGCTGCGGCATTGATACCAGCCATGATGCCTTGTCCTGCAGCTTCCTCATATCCGGATGTGCCATTGATTTGGCCTGCTGTAAACAGCCCTTCGATCTTCTTCGTCTCCAAAGTAGGCCAAAGCTGTGTCGGTACAACAGCATCGTATTCAATTGCATAGCCCGGACGCATGATTTCTGCGTTTTCCAATCCTTCTACAGAATGAACCATTTCGTATTGGACATCTTCTGGAAGTGATGTGGAAAGACCCTGTACATATACTTCTTCTGTATGACGTCCCTCAGGTTCGAGGAAAATCTGGTGACGCGGCTTGTCATTGAAGCGAACAATCTTATCCTCGATGGACGGGCAATAGCGAGGTCCTGTCCCGCGTTTCATTCCAGAATACATAGCAGATCGCTTCAAATTTTCTTCAATGACATTGTGGGTTCCCGCATTTGTATATGTCAGCCAGCAAGGAATCTGATCCTCAATGAACTCCTTCGTCTCATAGGAGAATCCTTGAAGTTTTTCCTCGCCTGGTTGAATTTCCGTTTTGGAATAGTCAATTGTTCGGCTGTTGACACGCGGTGGCGTACCTGTTTTAAAACGAGTTAATTCAAAGCCGAGCTCTTCAAGATTTTCGGAGAGTTTGACAGAAGCGCGCTGGTTGTTTGGACCGCTCTCATACTC is a window from the Aciduricibacillus chroicocephali genome containing:
- the rsmG gene encoding 16S rRNA (guanine(527)-N(7))-methyltransferase RsmG, producing the protein MNPEQFVTALEEKGIKLDERQQEQFATYFRLLVEWNEKMNLTALTEEKDVYLKHFYDSISAAFFTDFTQEGLKICDVGAGAGFPSIPLKICFPNLQVTIVDSLQKRITFLNELAANLGLQQVAFYHDRAENFGKNDKFRETFDLVTARAVARLSVLSELCLPLCKKNGIFIAMKGAQGTEELEEAQSAIELLGGEVMQQETFSLPEEDSERSMIFIEKRRKTPKKYPRKAGVPNREPL
- the mnmG gene encoding tRNA uridine-5-carboxymethylaminomethyl(34) synthesis enzyme MnmG, with amino-acid sequence MSYNAGEYDVIVIGAGHAGVEAGLAAARMGAKTLMLTLNIDNVAFMPCNPSIGGPAKGIVVREIDALGGAMAQVIDKTYIQMRMLNTRKGPAVQALRAQADKPLYIQEMKQILESQDNLFIRQGMVDELIVEDGVCKGVITETKATYYGKTVIITTGTFMRGKVLLGDIEYESGPNNQRASVKLSENLEELGFELTRFKTGTPPRVNSRTIDYSKTEIQPGEEKLQGFSYETKEFIEDQIPCWLTYTNAGTHNVIEENLKRSAMYSGMKRGTGPRYCPSIEDKIVRFNDKPRHQIFLEPEGRHTEEVYVQGLSTSLPEDVQYEMVHSVEGLENAEIMRPGYAIEYDAVVPTQLWPTLETKKIEGLFTAGQINGTSGYEEAAGQGIMAGINAAAKVLGKEPLILDRSEGYIGVMIDDLVTKGTNEPYRLLTSRAEYRLLLRHDNADMRLLEKGHEYGIVSDERYERFLEKKAMVEAEKKRLSKLIIKATDEVKSMMTEMGVMPLKEAIKAYDLLRRPEMNYGLLEKLMPASETPISQEAKEQVEIQIKYEGYIKKALEQVDRMLRMEDKKIPEAIDYDAITGLATEAKEKLKKIRPLSVGQASRISGVNPSDVSILLVYIEQGKIATVAQ